One window from the genome of Mangifera indica cultivar Alphonso unplaced genomic scaffold, CATAS_Mindica_2.1 Un_0021, whole genome shotgun sequence encodes:
- the LOC123205996 gene encoding cytochrome P450 77A3-like, with the protein MALIDFSFYSSIYSYNHLFLTVLSFLVSALIFLASMRKSKLKRVNLPPGPAGWPIVGNLFQFARSGKPFFKYVEDLRPIYGPIFTLKMGTRTMVILSDAKLVHEALIERGSIFSTRPRENPTRNIFSCNKFTVNAAVYGPVWRSLRRNLVQNMLSSSRIKEFQHVRDKAMDTLINRLKAEAKANDGVVWVLKNARFAVFCILLAMCFGIDMDDETNEKMDQVMKLVLITLDPRIDDYLPILSPFFSKQRKRALEVRKEQIDFMVPFFEKRRKMLQNPESDKTAISFSYLDTLFDLKVEGRKSGPSNEELVSLCSEFINGGTDTTATGIEWGVAQLITNPHVQAKLYDEIKQTVGDRAVAEKDIDRMPYLRAVVKELLRKHPPTYFSLTHAVSEPTTLAGYDIPTDVNVEIYLQAIGEDPKLWRNPEKFNPERFISGGEDADITGVKGVKMMPFGVGRRICPGLGMGTVHIQLMLARMVQEFEWSAYPPNSKIDLTEKLEFTVVMKNSLKAMVKPRA; encoded by the coding sequence atggCTCTCATTGATTTCTCTTTCTATTCCTCCATTTATTCTTACAATCATCTCTTCTTAACCGTCCTCTCCTTTCTTGTTTCAGCCTTAATTTTCTTGGCTTCCATGAGAAAATCGAAGTTGAAACGTGTGAATCTTCCTCCAGGGCCTGCTGGATGGCCGATTGTGGGAAACCTCTTTCAATTTGCTCGCTCAGGAAAACCTTTCTTTAAATACGTTGAGGATCTTCGTCCAATTTACGGCCCCATTTTCACTCTCAAAATGGGAACGAGAACGATGGTCATTCTCAGCGACGCCAAGCTCGTCCATGAAGCTCTCATCGAGAGGGGCTCTATCTTCTCCACCAGGCCGAGAGAAAATCCCACCAGAAACATATTTAGCTGCAACAAGTTTACTGTAAACGCCGCCGTTTATGGACCAGTTTGGCGCTCGCTGAGAAGAAATTTGGTTCAGAATATGCTGAGCTCAAGTCGGATTAAAGAGTTTCAGCATGTGAGAGATAAAGCAATGGATACATTGATTAACAGATTGAAGGCTGAAGCAAAGGCAAACGATGGAGTCGTTTGGGTGCTGAAAAATGCCCGTTTTGCGGTGTTTTGTATTCTTTTAGCTATGTGTTTCGGGATCGACATGGACGATGAAACGAACGAGAAAATGGATCAAGTAATGAAGCTCGTACTCATCACATTGGATCCAAGAATTGACGATTATTTACCCATTTTAAGTCCATTCTTCTCAAAGCAACGCAAGAGAGCACTTGAAGTACGAAAAGAGCAAATCGATTTCATGGTGCCCTTCTTCGAAAAGCGTCGGAAAATGCTTCAGAATCCGGAATCTGACAAAACGGCCATCTCCTTCTCCTACCTCGACACCCTTTTTGATCTCAAAGTTGAAGGGAGAAAATCAGGGCCGTCCAATGAAGAGCTTGTTTCTCTTTGCTCAGAGTTTATCAATGGTGGGACAGACACAACAGCCACAGGAATCGAGTGGGGCGTTGCCCAGCTAATCACCAACCCACATGTCCAAGCCAAACTGTATGATGAAATCAAACAGACGGTCGGTGATCGAGCCGTGGCCGAGAAAGACATCGACAGGATGCCGTATTTACGAGCTGTGGTGAAAGAACTTTTGCGGAAACACCCGCCAACATATTTTTCCTTAACACACGCAGTGAGCGAGCCGACGACTCTGGCTGGCTATGACATTCCGACGGATGTGAATGTGGAGATTTATTTACAGGCGATTGGGGAGGATCCGAAATTGTGGAGGAATCCTGAGAAGTTCAATCCTGAGAGGTTTATTTCAGGCGGGGAAGATGCAGATATAACTGGGGTTAAAGGGGTGAAAATGATGCCATTTGGCGTTGGAAGAAGAATCTGTCCTGGTTTGGGAATGGGAACAGTTCATATTCAGTTGATGTTGGCGAGAATGGTTCAAGAATTTGAATGGAGTGCTTATCCTCCGAATTCGAAGATAGATTTGACAGAGAAATTGGAGTTCACCGTGGTGATGAAGAACAGTCTGAAAGCAATGGTGAAGCCGAGGGCTTAA
- the LOC123205995 gene encoding RING-H2 finger protein ATL32-like — translation MISSGMNLVMTVIGFAVSIMFIVFVCTRLVCARIQLNASRRSFPIASRSDFGLLERGFHGLEPVTIANFPTKKYSDQFFAAVEDAQCAVCLSEYHCEDTLRILPYCGHSFHVTCIDIWLQQHYTCPVCRISLRECSDRKRLLQPMFSSAVRFHYGHASDRHSYNFLLTGRGFSSRNLGNHRMDPVQEDPFSSEDDRTEAGNNISTTTEAHQTTKDSVNKQVESPSNP, via the exons atGATATCTTCAGGGATGAATTTGGTTATGACAGTGATAGGGTTCGCTGTTAGTATTATGTTTATAGTGTTTGTTTGTACACGCCTTGTCTGTGCTCGGATTCAGTTGAATGCATCTAGGAGATCTTTTCCCATTGCCTCTCGATCTGATTTCGGCTTG CTGGAAAGAGGATTTCATGGTCTTGAGCCTGTAACTATAGCCAACTTTCCAACAAAGAAGTACAGTGATCAGTTTTTTGCAGCTGTAGAAGATGCTCA ATGTGCAGTTTGCCTCTCAGAATACCATTGTGAAGACACATTGCGAATTCTTCCCTACTGTGGTCACTCCTTCCATGTAACTTGCATAGACATATGGCTACAACAACATTACACATGTCCAGTTTGTCGAATATCACTGCGTGAATGTTCTGACAGAAAGCGCTTGCTGCAGCCCATGTTTAGTTCAGCTGTTCGGTTTCATTATGGCCATGCTTCCGATAGGCATTCATATAACTTCTTGCTGACTGGACGTGGgttttcttcaagaaaccttggCAACCACAGAATGGACCCTGTTCAAGAGGACCCATTTTCATCTGAAGATGATCGGACAGAAGCTGGCAATAACATTTCCACTACAACCGAGGCCCATCAGACTACAAAAGACTCCGTAAACAAACAAGTTGAAAGTCCATCAAACCCTTGA